One part of the Mariniblastus fucicola genome encodes these proteins:
- a CDS encoding IS630 family transposase (programmed frameshift): protein MKTKSERFVVDLTDSERHLLKDLIRKGGKSVSVLGRARVLLKADQGKTDQENAEFSGVSLSTVFRIRRRFVEEGLESAVFRKNTGKRIYRKLDGKAEATLIATACSEAPEGRSRWTLRLLADRLIALEVVDSVSHECVRETLKKNELKPHLKEQWVIPPEKNAEFVAAMEDVLEVYQRPYDAKRPVVCLDETSKQLVGETRTPIPAKPGTPAREDYEYKRNGVANLFMLFEPLAGWRHVEVTDRRTKVDFAHVVKKLVDELDPDAEKIVLVMDNLNTHKPGSLYEAFEPQEARRLIEKLEIHYTPKHGSWLNMAETELASLAKQCLNRRIPTKKTLEKQVAAWNRGRNESEATVDWQFKTDDARIKLKKLYPSIQL, encoded by the exons ATGAAAACGAAGTCAGAACGTTTTGTTGTTGATTTGACTGATAGCGAACGTCATTTACTCAAAGACTTGATTCGCAAAGGCGGTAAGTCGGTTTCTGTTCTTGGTCGAGCTCGCGTTCTGCTCAAAGCCGACCAGGGAAAGACTGATCAGGAGAACGCAGAGTTTTCCGGAGTGAGCCTTTCGACGGTATTTCGCATTCGTCGGCGGTTCGTCGAAGAGGGGTTGGAGTCGGCAGTGTTTCGCAAGAACACTGGCAAGCGAATTTATCGTAAGCTTGACGGTAAAGCTGAGGCGACGTTGATTGCAACTGCATGTAGTGAAGCTCCCGAGGGCAGAAGTCGGTGGACATTGCGTTTGCTTGCTGATCGTCTGATCGCTTTGGAAGTTGTCGACTCGGTCAGCCACGAGTGTGTCCGCGAGACGCTGA AAAAAAACGAACTCAAGCCTCACTTGAAGGAGCAGTGGGTGATCCCTCCCGAGAAGAACGCTGAATTCGTAGCTGCCATGGAAGATGTCCTTGAGGTGTATCAACGCCCCTACGACGCCAAACGTCCTGTTGTGTGTCTTGACGAAACGAGCAAGCAACTCGTTGGCGAAACTCGAACTCCAATCCCCGCCAAGCCGGGCACTCCAGCTCGAGAGGACTACGAATACAAACGCAACGGTGTTGCGAACCTGTTTATGCTTTTTGAGCCACTGGCAGGGTGGCGCCACGTCGAGGTGACCGATCGACGAACGAAAGTTGACTTCGCCCATGTCGTCAAGAAACTTGTTGACGAGCTTGATCCTGACGCGGAGAAAATTGTCTTGGTCATGGATAACCTCAACACCCACAAGCCTGGCTCACTGTACGAGGCCTTTGAACCGCAGGAGGCTCGTCGGTTGATCGAGAAGTTGGAAATCCACTATACGCCCAAACACGGCAGCTGGCTCAACATGGCCGAAACCGAACTGGCTTCGCTGGCAAAGCAATGTCTCAACAGGCGAATCCCAACCAAAAAGACACTCGAAAAACAGGTTGCAGCCTGGAACCGTGGAAGAAACGAGTCGGAAGCAACCGTTGATTGGCAATTCAAAACTGACGATGCAAGAATAAAACTAAAGAAGCTTTACCCATCAATTCAGCTCTGA
- a CDS encoding PEP-CTERM sorting domain-containing protein — translation MPASADVVLTFDSDTEGFAVTGTTTGAVVSHAIVGGEGMLKLEAPAGWAGDMAKLDASNWSSALFDEVTAAAVNGGTISYDVLILESDQTYTTAPQWFETTHITQGEFAGYDSDTVRYGLNSGSWPLAGGQFATTVVAPITTTAPGADDVSGYFDVTDTWRNFHFGLNNDSGNLTGNAVVYFDNLTFSANAVPEPSTLAILGAFGLIGMVRRRR, via the coding sequence ATGCCGGCTTCGGCAGACGTAGTGCTGACCTTCGATTCAGACACCGAAGGCTTTGCTGTCACCGGCACGACCACCGGAGCAGTTGTATCGCACGCGATCGTCGGCGGCGAAGGCATGCTAAAACTGGAAGCTCCTGCCGGTTGGGCTGGTGACATGGCCAAACTGGATGCATCCAATTGGTCATCTGCACTGTTTGATGAAGTCACTGCCGCAGCGGTCAATGGCGGAACGATCAGTTACGACGTTTTGATTCTGGAATCGGACCAAACTTACACAACCGCCCCACAGTGGTTTGAAACAACGCACATCACGCAAGGAGAATTCGCCGGATACGACTCTGACACAGTTCGATACGGATTGAATTCAGGAAGCTGGCCTCTCGCCGGCGGCCAGTTTGCAACAACAGTTGTCGCTCCGATTACAACGACCGCTCCTGGCGCAGACGACGTCTCAGGCTACTTCGATGTTACAGATACGTGGCGTAACTTCCACTTTGGTCTGAACAACGACAGTGGCAACCTCACCGGCAACGCTGTCGTGTATTTCGACAATCTGACGTTCTCAGCCAACGCCGTTCCAGAGCCATCGACGCTCGCAATCCTCGGCGCCTTCGGTTTGATCGGCATGGTTCGCCGACGTCGCTAG
- the ggt gene encoding gamma-glutamyltransferase has translation MKTRYSIFSAALLAVSIAAICFADASACQPTNVGHSKKNMVATVSPIATQAGLDAIRGGGNAVDAAVAAALTLGVVDGYNSGIGGGCFILIHTSDGQLYAIDGRETAPAMAFQDFYRDENGEIQSAQSQTGARAVAVPGALLALEQAVSRHGRRAFPELLEPAAQIAEEGFRITPLYSSRIARTQERIKLFPATAALLLHEDGTPKLAGELLQQRNLAATYRNIAANGTDWFYRGPFAKSVSEWMRKSGGAITESDFANYQTVDRAPVATLYRNVCVVGFPPPSSGGIHVAQILNIVEHFDLAAIAQRNRAEAIHLIAEAMKLAFADRAHWPGDPAFANVPKSLICKPYACELAKLIDPGFVSDVQSHGCPPNPADVFRDRHTTHIATADEEGNWVAITSTINTTFGSKVIVPGTGVILNNEMDDFAIAPGVPNAFDLIGADNNAIQPGKRPLSSMSPTIVLKDGKPVMTLGAAGGPKIITQVASTIIRVVDFGMTPQDAIGAARFHHQWSPDRLRVESTMDESLKAELSSFGHELQIADSDNVGVSQLISRDPETGIFTGVHDPRVPGSAMGSE, from the coding sequence ATGAAAACGCGCTATTCTATATTCTCAGCCGCTTTGCTGGCCGTTTCCATCGCAGCGATCTGCTTCGCCGACGCGTCCGCGTGTCAGCCAACGAACGTCGGCCACAGCAAGAAAAACATGGTGGCGACCGTATCGCCGATCGCGACTCAGGCAGGTCTCGATGCGATTCGTGGCGGTGGAAACGCAGTCGATGCAGCCGTTGCGGCGGCTCTGACACTGGGCGTTGTCGACGGTTACAACTCCGGGATCGGAGGAGGTTGCTTCATCCTGATCCATACGTCTGACGGACAGCTATATGCGATCGATGGCCGTGAGACTGCTCCGGCGATGGCGTTTCAGGATTTCTATCGAGACGAAAACGGAGAGATTCAGTCTGCTCAATCTCAAACCGGAGCACGGGCTGTCGCGGTGCCTGGAGCTTTGTTGGCCCTCGAACAAGCCGTCTCGCGTCACGGAAGGCGGGCGTTTCCGGAACTTCTCGAACCTGCCGCCCAAATCGCGGAAGAAGGTTTCAGGATCACGCCGCTATACAGTTCCCGGATCGCGCGAACACAAGAACGAATCAAACTGTTTCCCGCAACCGCTGCGTTGTTGTTGCATGAGGACGGAACTCCCAAACTCGCCGGGGAACTTCTGCAGCAGCGAAATCTCGCCGCTACTTATCGCAATATCGCCGCGAACGGGACGGACTGGTTCTACCGCGGACCGTTCGCCAAATCGGTTTCGGAATGGATGCGAAAATCCGGAGGAGCCATTACCGAATCCGATTTTGCCAACTACCAGACCGTGGATCGGGCTCCCGTGGCTACGCTGTATCGCAACGTTTGCGTGGTCGGATTTCCGCCGCCAAGCTCCGGTGGCATTCACGTGGCTCAGATTCTCAACATTGTCGAACACTTCGACCTCGCAGCGATCGCTCAGCGCAATCGGGCCGAGGCGATTCACCTGATTGCCGAAGCGATGAAGCTGGCTTTCGCGGATCGCGCTCATTGGCCAGGGGATCCGGCGTTTGCCAACGTTCCCAAAAGCCTGATTTGCAAACCTTACGCTTGCGAACTTGCCAAGCTGATTGATCCCGGATTTGTGTCAGATGTTCAGTCCCATGGCTGCCCGCCGAATCCGGCAGACGTTTTCCGGGATCGACACACGACGCACATCGCGACCGCGGACGAGGAAGGCAATTGGGTTGCGATCACTTCAACGATCAACACGACGTTTGGCTCGAAAGTCATCGTGCCAGGTACGGGAGTGATTCTGAATAATGAGATGGACGATTTCGCAATCGCACCTGGCGTTCCCAACGCTTTTGATTTGATCGGCGCGGACAACAATGCGATTCAACCTGGCAAGCGGCCGTTGTCGAGCATGAGCCCCACGATTGTTCTCAAGGACGGAAAACCAGTGATGACATTGGGGGCTGCGGGTGGCCCGAAGATTATCACGCAAGTCGCGTCGACGATTATTCGCGTTGTCGATTTCGGGATGACGCCACAGGATGCGATTGGAGCGGCTCGCTTCCATCACCAATGGTCGCCAGATCGTTTGCGTGTTGAGTCGACGATGGACGAATCGTTGAAGGCAGAGCTGTCTTCGTTTGGGCACGAGCTACAGATTGCCGATTCCGACAATGTGGGTGTGAGCCAGTTGATTTCTCGCGATCCCGAGACCGGAATTTTTACGGGCGTGCACGATCCCCGAGTCCCGGGTTCCGCTATGGGGTCAGAGTAG